In one Arachis duranensis cultivar V14167 chromosome 9, aradu.V14167.gnm2.J7QH, whole genome shotgun sequence genomic region, the following are encoded:
- the LOC110275868 gene encoding serine/threonine-protein kinase ATM-like has translation MALKKGCLPEEPEDLRTPRPTRKAKNKNIATKLAKGSSSYANLVSKRFRKIWYRKFVSPSAILSSSEFINASSKELLSGLYSKAVDCMFPMKDKRFDLFESFFYRYRISEFHDEAELASSLVNVNGGNTEKTVGSDVHNKKNEKRKRKYDKLENKLRPKMKSLSGLSDVNISCSSTVDTKKPVRKLKQRKVEEVSLIQLENLEKSSNESIGGYISVPEAPQSLTCLASENAGTEMKNKDEAAQGHQSAQAASVNTQSTKCSSLIIDLQLESPSIPSGICQNNGENKEALVLMRLNPDLNVAREGFDGNNTYNGMCKSPAKLVVGNVMVNETGSKCRMDKVSERNPMNEHVTPEVGTVMVNETGIKDRTEKVAEGCPSSKLAAEIPDLNGTVSESNSILTEFDNVSIPSSEWKSERSRILSTCTRTKTSSGRTEDNGEAGGNCLLLRFAPGDYVPSKEDLMAAFFRFGPLKASDTKLFKDTAGAQIVFVKNADAGEAFHSLQQNNPFGAALVDCKLHHLAAASPPPTQLITSAWPLGSVVQPMTSPLPTSSKAQKMTPTRPNGCTGQLMTPAKLMTSTQPIGSPVQFMNSPRPNGCIAQLMTTTQPTGSTMQMMNPIRPTGATMQLMTPTRPTGSTMQMRTPKWPIGSTPTPGEAHPPLNIIRQNLQMMTSMLENSGNNLPPQMRAKLDSELKNLLRKVNSKAGSSPPKSEH, from the coding sequence ATGGCACTGAAAAAAGGATGTTTGCCGGAAGAACCAGAAGATTTGAGGACTCCGCGTCCTACTCGCAAAGCTAAGAATAAAAACATAGCTACCAAGCTTGCTAAGGGATCTTCTTCGTATGCTAACTTGGTTAGCAAGAGGTTCCGAAAGATCTGGTACAGAAAATTTGTCAGCCCTAGTGCTATACTCAGTAGTTCAGAATTCATAAATGCATCTTCAAAGGAGTTACTTTCGGGACTTTATTCTAAGGCTGTTGATTGTATGTTTCCCATGAAGGATAAACGCTTTGATTTATTTGAGTCATTCTTCTACAGATATAGAATATCAGAATTTCATGACGAGGCTGAACTTGCTAGTTCTTTGGTTAATGTAAATGGAGGAAATACTGAGAAAACTGTGGGCAGTGAtgtacacaataaaaaaaatgagaagagaaaaagaaagtatgATAAATTGGAGAATAAATTAAGGCCTAAGATGAAATCTCTTTCTGGGCTGTCGGATGTGAATATAAGCTGTTCTTCTACAGTCGACACTAAGAAGCCTGTGAGAAAACTGAAACAAAGAAAGGTGGAAGAAGTATCATTAATTCAGCTGGAAAATTTGGAGAAGTCTTCAAATGAGAGCATTGGCGGATACATCTCAGTTCCTGAAGCTCCCCAAAGTCTAACTTGCCTTGCATCTGAAAATGCTGGGacagaaatgaaaaataagGACGAAGCTGCGCAAGGGCATCAAAGTGCTCAAGCTGCTTCAGTTAATACGCAAAGCACCAAATGCAGTTCACTAATAATAGATCTGCAACTAGAATCTCCATCCATACCCAGTGGTATTTGTCAGAATAATGGTGAAAATAAAGAAGCCCTGGTTTTAATGCGTCTAAATCCAGATTTAAATGTAGCTCGAGAAGGATTTGATGGAAATAATACTTATAATGGCATGTGCAAGAGTCCTGCTAAACTGGTTGTCGGTAATGTCATGGTTAATGAAACGGGGTCTAAATGCAGAATGGATAAAGTATCAGAAAGAAATCCAATGAACGAACATGTTACACCAGAGGTGGGTACTGTCATGGTTAATGAAACAGGAATCAAAGATAGAACAGAGAAAGTAGCAGAAGGGTGCCCTAGTTCTAAACTTGCTGCAGAGATACCTGATTTGAATGGTACTGTCTCTGAATCCAATTCAATCTTAACAGAATTTGACAATGTCAGCATACCTTCATCTGAATGGAAATCAGAGCGGTCAAGAATTTTATCTACATGTACGAGAACTAAAACTAGTTCTGGTAGAACAGAGGACAATGGCGAAGCAGGTGGAAATTGTCTTCTTCTACGATTTGCACCAGGGGATTATGTTCCATCAAAAGAAGATTTAATGGCAGCGTTTTTCCGGTTTGGGCCCCTGAAGGCATCTGACACGAAGTTGTTTAAGGACACTGCTGGTGCCCAAATTGTTTTTGTCAAAAATGCAGATGCCGGAGAAGCTTTCCATAGTTTACAGCAGAACAACCCATTTGGTGCAGCTCTTGTAGACTGCAAGCTCCACCACCTTGCTGCAGCCTCTCCACCACCGACTCAATTGATAACCTCCGCTTGGCCACTTGGGTCTGTGGTGCAACCAATGACCTCTCCTCTGCCGACTAGCTCCAAGGCACAAAAGATGACCCCTACTCGGCCTAATGGGTGCACAGGGCAATTGATGACCCCGGCAAAATTGATGACCTCTACACAGCCAATTGGGTCCCCAGTGCAATTTATGAACTCTCCTCGACCAAATGGATGCATAGCGCAATTGATGACCACTACTCAGCCGACTGGGTCAACGATGCAAATGATGAACCCTATCCGGCCAACTGGGGCAACGATGCAATTGATGACCCCTACTCGGCCAACTGGGTCGACAATGCAAATGAGGACCCCTAAGTGGCCTATCGGGTCCACACCAACGCCTGGTGAGGCACATCCTCCACTTAACATTATTAGGCAGAACTTGCAGATGATGACATCAATGCTGGAGAATTCAGGGAATAATCTTCCTCCCCAGATGAGAGCCAAACTGGATAGTGAATTAAAGAATCTTCTGAGAAAGGTGAATTCCAAGGCTGGTTCGTCTCCGCCGAAATCTGAACATTAG
- the LOC107463703 gene encoding LOW QUALITY PROTEIN: uncharacterized protein LOC107463703 (The sequence of the model RefSeq protein was modified relative to this genomic sequence to represent the inferred CDS: inserted 2 bases in 1 codon) produces MPPENKLALVPQPSYTTEFRSFNDDAWYSVAISLESQMQLRIKYSNFSDDHDDVFEASQFETQQKLDLFXYQLRQGARVCACHRFSNDDVRFYDAEVDSVQQNEHSFEAGEELCSCRFVLSWLHGPNDGKLTHTTIDSICLVQPVVELDPVLTSFLVARETAECLLARPISMAKEVFGREIVVSCKERPTTVPRLGYFERNKKEKRRAKRSIVKSDTSEVRRRRQRMGESDLEGLKNQCAILIGNVEKELGPLAVANFLHTHIEMSPRVFIFPSCSSEIYTKAAIVLDTEKDFQKLCEFLDNHNHIITSSTGRPWVIMEKLVGLKKIKASLGTLLPESKNQNGRMGNHLKVVPSGTREFKTASDHRDLFLEFTNHLKQLYKKLASEERSIYGSL; encoded by the exons ATGCCGCCGGAGAACAAACTAGCGTTGGTGCCTCAGCCGAGCTACACCACCGAGTTCAGATCGTTCAACGACGATGCGTGGTACTCAGTGGCCATCTCTTTGGAATCCCAAATGCagctcagaataaaatactCCAATTTTTCCGATGATCACGACGATGTATTTGAAGCCTCTCAGTTCGAGACGCAACAGAAGCTGGATCTATT ATATCAGCTCCGTCAAGGCGCCAGGGTTTGTGCCTGCCACCGCTTCAGCAACGACGACGTTCGCTTCTACGACGCTGAGGTTGATTCG GTGCAACAAAATGAGCATTCTTTTGAAGCCGGAGAGGAATTGTGCTCTTGCAGATTTGTACTATCGTGGTTGCATGGGCCAAATGATGGAAAATTAACCCATACAACCATTGATAGTATTTGTTTGGTTCAGCCTGTGGTAGAGCTGGATCCTGTACTTACTTCATTTCTAGTGGCTAGGGAGACAGCAGAATGTCTTCTGGCTCGTCCAATCTCCATGGCAAAGGAAGTTTTTGGACGTGAAATTGTTGTATCCTGCAAGGAACGCCCAACTACTGTTCCTAGGCTGGGTTATTTTGAACGAAATAAGAAG GAAAAACGACGCGCCAAGCGGTCTATTGTGAAATCTGACACCTCTGAAG TCCGACGCCGACGCCAACGAATGGGAGAGAGCGATCTAGAAGGGTTGAAAAACCAGTGTGCAATATTGATTGGCAATGTTGAGAAGGAGTTGGGTCCATTAGCTGTTGCCAACTTCCTACATACACACATTGAAATGTCGCCTCGGGTTTTCATTTTTCCGAGTTGTTCATCAGAAATATATACCAAGGCTGCCATTGTTCTAGATACTGAAAAAGATTTTCAGAAGCTATGTGAATTTTTAGATAATCACAACCACATCATAACATCTTCAACTGGCAG GCCGTGGGTGATTATGGAAAAGTTAGTGGGgctgaaaaaaattaaagcgtCACTAGGAACATTGTTGCCTGAATCTAAG AATCAAAATGGCAGAATGGGCAACCATCTGAAGGTTGTTCCATCAGGGACTCGAGAATTTAAGACTGCCAGTGACCACAGAGATTTGTTTTTGGAATTTACTAATCACCTAAAGCAACTATATAAGAAGCTAGCATCAGAGGAGAGATCGATCTATGGTAGTTTGTGA
- the LOC107463697 gene encoding transcriptional adapter ADA2b, whose protein sequence is MGRCRAASRPADDDPNLRSKKKKAALNVENLDTSSPDVAAQGVTDGKGALYHCNYCNKDISGMIRIKCAVCQDFDLCIECFSVGAEVTPHKSNHPYMIMDNLSFPLITPDWNADEEMLLLEGIEMYGFGNWNEVAEYVGTKSKSQCIDHYNAIYMNSPCFPLPDLSHVMGKNKEELLEMAKGHEVKKGLFLYNLKSQDHPFNADGVKVEEYQSDRSIGEKKPKLSGKVEPSVTELSGYSFKREEFEIEYDNDAEQVLADMEFKDIDTESEREMKLHVLHIYSRRLDERKRRKNFILERNLLYPDPFEKSLSPEEVEICQRYKVFTRFHSKEEHMELLKNIIEEHRLIKRIQDLQEAHTAGYQTSTEAYKFIEQKKKEAERVVKENNHIGVGAKILPRPNYLKGELDSNSLGLHKDITAPLSGVKYPAAAIQDISRSLEEWDISGFAGAELLSESEINLCNEIRILPSHYFKMQNVLSSEISKGNISKKCDAHRLFKVEPSKVDRVYDMLIKKGIASSN, encoded by the exons ATGGGTCGGTGCCGAGCTGCTTCGCGCCCTGCGGACGATGATCCCAACCTAAG atccaagaaaaaaaaggcTGCTTTGAATGTAGAGAATTTAGACACTTCATCCCCAG ATGTGGCAGCTCAAGGAGTAACTGATGGGAAAGGAGCTTTATACCACTGCAATTATTGCAACAAAGATATTTCAGGGATGATTCGCATTAAGTGTGCTGTATGTCAAGATTTTGATCTCTGCATAGAGTGTTTCTCTGTTGGGGCTGAAGTGACACCTCACAAAAGCAATCATCCATATATGATTATG GATAATCTATCTTTTCCCCTTATAACTCCAGATTGGAATGCAGATGAAGAGATGTTACTCTTAGAG GGCATTGAGATGTATGGATTTGGGAATTGGAATGAAGTTGCTGAGTATGTTGGGACAAAAAGCAAATCTCAATGTATTGACCATTATAATGCTATATATATGAATTCACCGTGCTTTCCTCTCCCT GATTTGTCACATGTTATGGGAAAAAACAAAGAGGAACTTCTTGAGATGGcaaagggacatgaagtcaagAAAGGTTTGTttctatataatttaaaatcacA GGACCATCCTTTT AATGCAGATGGAGTTAAGGTGGAAG AATATCAATCAGATCGGAGCATTGGAGAGAAGAAACCGAAGTTATCTGGCAAAGTTGAGCCTTCTGTGACCGAGTTGAGTGGATACAGTTTTAAGAGAGAGGAATTCGAAATTGAATATGACAATGATGCAGAGCAAGTATTAGCAGATATGGAATTTAAGGACATCGATACTGAGTCTGAACGTGAAATGAAACTGCATGTGCTCCATATTTATTCAAGAAG ATTAGATGAGCGGAAGCGCAGAAAGAATTTTATACTTGAAAGAAATTTACTTTATCCTGATCCATTTGAGAAAAGTCTCTCTCCTGAGGAGGTTGAAATATGTCAGCGCTATAAGGTCTTCACACGGTTTCACTCGAAAGAAGAGCATATGGAGTTgctcaaaaatattattgaagaaCACAGGCTTATCAAAAGAATACAGGATTTGCAG GAAGCACATACTGCTGGCTATCAAACATCTACAGAGGCTTACAAATTTATCgaacagaagaaaaaagaagcgGAACGTGTTGTTAAAGAAAATAATCATATTGGTGTTGGTGCTAAGATATTACCAAGACCGAATTATCTCAAAGGAGAACTTGATAGCAACTCACTGGGTCTTCATAAGGATATTACAGCTCCACTTTCTGGGGTGAAGTATCCAGCTGCGGCCATACAGGATATATCAAGATCTCTAGAAGAATGGGATATTAGTGGATTCGCCGGGGCTGAACTGCTGTCTGAATCT GAGATAAATCTTTGTAATGAGATCAGAATACTACCATCACACTATTTCAAAATGCAGAATGTCTTATCATCAGAAATTTCAAAAGGCAACATATCGAAGAAATGTGATGCGCATAGGTTGTTCAAGGTCGAGCCAAGCAAGGTTGATAGAGTTTATGATATGCTTATAAAAAAGGGGATTGCTTCTTCAAATTGA
- the LOC107463678 gene encoding nudix hydrolase 2-like produces the protein MMRYGACNKLYRTCLLATKLSHTSSQVSPHTVTTLLSSVNPEFQGHNVSNSKNSFLSRRVYMSSVSLGSLAAKEQEGHQKGIEFQLLRAVEDQHGGVVVNIDETMDTLVFASMLDVSLARWKEQGKKGVWIKLPIENSNLVAAAVKAGFRYHHAEPDYVMLVNWISNAPNTIPPNASHRVGIGAFVMNSNGELLVVQESNGRFSGKGIWKLPTGAVNEGEDICTAAIREVKEETGIDTEFVEVLAFRQSHQTFFQKSDLFFACLLQPYSFKIQRQASEIAAAQWMPIEDYVAQPFVRENELFDLLTKIWLSKVDEKYTGFSTILAKTSKSKKSYLYFNKKDASCLLSPNSIKDQS, from the exons ATGATGAGGTACGGAGCTTGCAATAAGCTTTATCGTACTTGTCTTTTGGCAACTAAATTGTCCCACACATCTTCTCAAGTCTCTCCACATACAGTTACAACTTTGCTAAGCTCTGTCAACCCTGAATTCCAGGGTCATAATGTTTCGA acAGTAAGAACAGTTTTCTTTCTCGAAGAGTATACATGTCATCCGTTTCCTTGGGTTCTTTGGCGGCAAAGGAGCAAGAAGGGCATCAAAAAGGCATCGAATTTCAATTGCTAAGAGCAGTTGAGGATCAACATGGGGGAGTTGTTGTAAACATTGATGAAACTATGGATACTTTGGTTTTTGCATCTATGTTGGATGTTTCCTTAGCGCGTTGGAAGGAACAG GGAAAAAAGGGAGTGTGGATCAAGTTACCTATAGAAAATTCAAATCTTGTAGCCGCTGCGGTtaag GCAGGGTTTAGATATCACCATGCTGAACCTGATTACGTGATGCTTGTGAATTGGATTTCTAATGCTCCAAATACAATCCCTCCAAATGCTTCCCATCGTGTTGGTATTGGTGCCTTTGTCATGAATAGCAACGGAGAG TTGCTTGTGGTTCAAGAGAGTAATGGCAGATTCAGTGGCAAAGGAATATGGAAGTTGCCAACTGGAGCGGTGAATGAA GGTGAGGATATTTGTACCGCTGCAATTAGAGAAGTCAAAGAAGAGACAGGg ATAGATACAGAGTTTGTTGAAGTTTTGGCATTCAG GCAAAGCCATCAAACTTTCTTTCAGAAATCAGATTTGTTCTTTGCTTGCTTGTTGCAACCTTACTCCTTTAAGATTCAGAGGCAAGCGTCGGAAATTGCTGCAGCTCAG TGGATGCCAATAGAGGATTATGTAGCCCAACCTTTTGTTCGAGAAAATGAACTCTTTGACCTTCTCACAAAAATATGGTTGTCCAAGGTGGATGAAAAATACACTGGATTTTCTACCATACTTGCTAAGACATCTAAGAGCAAGAAATCCTATCTCTATTTCAACAAGAAGGATGCCAGTTGCTTGCTATCTCCCAATTCCATAAAAGATCAATCTTGA
- the LOC107463698 gene encoding uncharacterized protein LOC107463698 isoform X3 produces MLGTAIRLFAKKPKPKMGPIELKTPPEQRLTITRVLFDIVKEHGPLTVQDTWEHVKEVGLKDLKGKQHMKIVLRWMRERQKLRLICNHEQETTERALLFMSLD; encoded by the exons ATGTTGGGGACAGCAATAAGGTTGTTTGCCAAGAAACCGAAGCCGAAGATGGGACCAATAGAACTGAAGACTCCACCGGAGCAGAGACTCACCATCACTAGAGTGCTATTTGATATTGTGAAGGAGCATGGTCCCCTCACCGTTCAAGACACCTGGGAACATGTCAAG GAGGTTGGATTGAAAGATTTGAAAGGCAAGCAACATATGAAGATagtgttgagatggatgagagAGAGACAAAAGCTTCGCCTCATTTGCAATCAT GAGCAGGAGACAACCGAACGTGCGTTGCTCTTTATGTCCCTGGATTAG
- the LOC107463698 gene encoding uncharacterized protein LOC107463698 isoform X1: MLGTAIRLFAKKPKPKMGPIELKTPPEQRLTITRVLFDIVKEHGPLTVQDTWEHVKEVGLKDLKGKQHMKIVLRWMRERQKLRLICNHNRVWHFQTPTKDPSLTCIAGTKRGGKHGGRLEEEDVDTNF; this comes from the exons ATGTTGGGGACAGCAATAAGGTTGTTTGCCAAGAAACCGAAGCCGAAGATGGGACCAATAGAACTGAAGACTCCACCGGAGCAGAGACTCACCATCACTAGAGTGCTATTTGATATTGTGAAGGAGCATGGTCCCCTCACCGTTCAAGACACCTGGGAACATGTCAAG GAGGTTGGATTGAAAGATTTGAAAGGCAAGCAACATATGAAGATagtgttgagatggatgagagAGAGACAAAAGCTTCGCCTCATTTGCAATCAT AATAGGGTGTGGCATTTCCAAACACCAACAAAGGATCCATCATTGACGTGTATAGCTGGAACTAAAAGAGGAGGGAAGCATGGTGGAAGATTGGAGGAAGAGGATGTGGACACAAATTTCTGA
- the LOC107463698 gene encoding uncharacterized protein LOC107463698 isoform X2 — MLGTAIRLFAKKPKPKMGPIELKTPPEQRLTITRVLFDIVKEHGPLTVQDTWEHVKEVGLKDLKGKQHMKIVLRWMRERQKLRLICNHVGQHKQFLYTTWFTKPSTLNSPAGSIPVKQKKPY; from the exons ATGTTGGGGACAGCAATAAGGTTGTTTGCCAAGAAACCGAAGCCGAAGATGGGACCAATAGAACTGAAGACTCCACCGGAGCAGAGACTCACCATCACTAGAGTGCTATTTGATATTGTGAAGGAGCATGGTCCCCTCACCGTTCAAGACACCTGGGAACATGTCAAG GAGGTTGGATTGAAAGATTTGAAAGGCAAGCAACATATGAAGATagtgttgagatggatgagagAGAGACAAAAGCTTCGCCTCATTTGCAATCATGTAGGACAACATAAACAGTTTCTCTATACTACTTGGTTTACCAAACCCAGTACTTTGAATTCACCTGCAGGAAGCATTCCAGTAAAACAAAAGAAACCTTATTGA
- the LOC107463699 gene encoding probable inorganic phosphate transporter 1-5, translated as MARGGDQLGVLTALDAAKTQWYHFTAIVIAGMGFFTDAYDLFSIANVTKLLGRIYYTHEGAPKPGTLPPNVSCAVNGVALCGTLAGQLFFGWLGDKLGRKKVYGLTLALMVVSSLASGLSFGKSAKGVISTLCFFRFWLGFGIGGDYPLSATIMSEYANKKTRGAFIAAVFAMQGFGILVGGIVSLIVSTAFDHAYKAPPYNVDPKASLVPEADYVWRIILMFGAVPAALTYYWRMKMPETARYTALVARNAKQAAQDMSKVLQVEIEAEQEKVDAMAVKDNNSFGLFTREFARRHGLHLLGTTTTWFLLDIAYYSSNLFQKDIYTSIGWLPPAAEMNAIHEVYRVARAQTLIALCGTVPGYWFTVAFIDYLGRFFIQLMGFFFMTVFMFALAIPYHHWTQKEHRIGFLVMYSLTFFFANFGPNATTFVVPAEIFPARLRSTCHGISSAAGKAGAIVGAFGFLYASQSKDPSKRDAGYPAGIGMKDTLILLAVCNCVGMFFTLLVPESKGKSLEELSGENEEDEEAGAITTSEQQQTASSRTVPV; from the coding sequence ATGGCTCGAGGTGGAGATCAACTGGGAGTGCTTACTGCACTTGACGCAGCAAAGACGCAATGGTATCACTTCACGGCCATCGTGATCGCCGGCATGGGATTCTTTACCGATGCTTACGATCTTTTCAGCATAGCCAACGTCACAAAGTTGCTCGGACGCATATACTACACACATGAAGGCGCGCCAAAGCCCGGGACTCTGCCTCCGAATGTCTCATGCGCAGTTAACGGCGTTGCGCTCTGCGGCACTCTAGCAGGCCAGCTCTTCTTCGGCTGGTTGGGTGACAAACTTGGTAGGAAGAAGGTTTATGGACTCACGCTTGCTCTCATGGTTGTGTCCTCTCTTGCTTCTGGTTTGTCCTTTGGCAAGAGCGCCAAGGGCGTCATATCCACGCTCTGTTTCTTCAGGTTCTGGCTTGGCTTTGGGATTGGTGGCGATTACCCTCTCTCCGCCACAATTATGTCGGAGTACGCCAACAAGAAGACCCGCGGCGCCTTCATAGCGGCGGTTTTCGCTATGCAGGGATTCGGGATTTTGGTTGGTGGAATTGTGTCACTCATTGTGTCCACGGCGTTTGACCACGCCTATAAGGCACCGCCGTACAACGTGGATCCAAAGGCGTCCCTTGTCCCTGAAGCTGATTACGTGTGGCGGATCATCTTGATGTTCGGCGCTGTGCCTGCCGCCCTAACATACTATTGGCGGATGAAGATGCCGGAGACGGCGAGGTACACGGCGCTGGTGGCCCGGAACGCGAAGCAGGCGGCGCAAGACATGTCAAAAGTGCTGCAAGTTGAGATTGAAGCGGAGCAGGAGAAGGTGGACGCGATGGCGGTGAAAGATAACAACAGCTTTGGATTGTTTACAAGGGAATTCGCCCGCCGCCACGGGCTGCACTTACTTGGAACAACTACCACTTGGTTTCTACTGGACATTGCGTATTACAGTTCAAACCTTTTCCAGAAGGACATCTATACTAGCATCGGGTGGCTTCCTCCGGCGGCTGAAATGAACGCCATCCACGAGGTTTACAGGGTTGCTAGAGCTCAGACACTCATTGCGCTCTGTGGCACTGTCCCAGGGTACTGGTTCACTGTGGCATTCATAGACTACTTGGGTCGATTCTTCATCCAACTAATGGGCTTCTTCTTCATGACTGTGTTCATGTTCGCGCTCGCCATTCCATACCATCACTGGACACAGAAGGAACACAGGATTGGTTTCTTGGTCATGTActctcttactttcttcttcgcCAATTTCGGTCCCAACGCCACCACTTTTGTTGTCCCGGCCGAGATCTTTCCGGCCAGGTTGAGGTCCACTTGCCATGGGATATCCTCGGCCGCGGGAAAGGCCGGGGCCATTGTGGGTGCGTTCGGGTTCTTGTACGCTTCACAGAGCAAAGATCCTAGTAAAAGAGATGCAGGGTACCCTGCTGGTATTGGGATGAAGGATACTCTTATTCTGCTTGCTGTGTGCAACTGTGTTGGGATGTTCTTCACGTTGCTGGTGCCGGAATCCAAAGGGAAATCGTTGGAGGAGTTGAGCGGCGAGAatgaagaagacgaagaagctGGTGCGATCACTACTTCTGAGCAGCAGCAAACCGCATCTTCTAGGACTGTTCCAGTATGA